From Halotia branconii CENA392, the proteins below share one genomic window:
- a CDS encoding PIN domain-containing protein, with the protein MIRILIDADFILEALMNHNEFAEDVRELLDRVHPSIQIYLTDIGWEKIYAYVTRLKNSKIAEIVVDWLQEKIQICVVDQIILYKARSLPLHDFESAVELVCVSHQQLNAIVTHKQADFADIQNKFWVWSIADLWLRANLETQLQASISI; encoded by the coding sequence GTGATCAGGATTTTAATAGATGCTGATTTCATTCTAGAAGCTTTGATGAATCACAATGAATTTGCAGAAGATGTCAGAGAACTATTGGACAGAGTACATCCATCAATTCAGATATATTTAACAGATATTGGCTGGGAAAAAATTTATGCTTATGTTACTCGTTTAAAAAATAGTAAAATTGCTGAAATTGTAGTTGATTGGTTACAAGAAAAAATTCAAATTTGTGTTGTTGATCAGATTATCCTTTACAAAGCGCGATCGCTACCTCTGCATGATTTTGAATCTGCTGTAGAGCTAGTCTGTGTTAGTCATCAGCAACTAAATGCAATTGTCACCCATAAACAAGCAGATTTTGCAGATATCCAAAATAAATTTTGGGTTTGGTCAATAGCAGACTTATGGTTACGTGCAAATCTAGAGACTCAGTTACAAGCAAGCATATCTATTTAG
- a CDS encoding helix-turn-helix transcriptional regulator, whose protein sequence is MKHKPKPRIALLREKAGLTQLELSRLVGVTESTIQNWESGRTGTDHIERIVRFCKALDCQVQDLIEYVNESSTESTAQHSSLNEIHHLLGTEEPIQTTNPDAEITQKGKAKSS, encoded by the coding sequence GTGAAACACAAGCCAAAACCAAGGATCGCTTTGCTTCGTGAGAAAGCAGGGCTAACCCAGCTTGAATTGTCACGTCTTGTGGGCGTGACTGAAAGCACTATCCAAAACTGGGAAAGCGGTAGAACCGGAACAGACCATATTGAAAGAATCGTTAGATTTTGTAAAGCTTTAGATTGCCAAGTACAAGATCTAATTGAGTATGTGAACGAGTCATCAACAGAATCTACAGCCCAACACAGTTCATTAAATGAAATACATCATTTATTAGGTACTGAAGAGCCAATTCAAACTACTAATCCTGATGCTGAAATTACTCAAAAAGGAAAAGCTAAAAGCAGTTAA
- a CDS encoding rhomboid family intramembrane serine protease has translation MIPIGDRIRSYSKPIINYWLIGINIAIFLWELKLEFSGELGYFINNWGVIPAQMSGAITNALFFNPAAWIVVIWRSISLILGMFLHGSFSQILGNMLFLWVFGKTLENILGHRSYLGFYLAAGIITGVTQIIADPNLTVPLIGANGAIAAILGAYIMKFSQTKIDTILPLLIVYIPIEVPAFVYLFWWFMQQSFYGIGSLNIPPSGVNSSNMFYWSQVVGLFIGAAFMRLKR, from the coding sequence ATGATTCCTATTGGTGATCGCATTCGCAGTTATAGTAAACCAATTATTAATTATTGGCTGATTGGCATTAATATTGCCATATTTTTATGGGAACTAAAACTAGAATTTAGTGGAGAATTAGGCTATTTCATCAATAATTGGGGAGTGATTCCAGCCCAGATGAGTGGGGCAATTACAAATGCGTTATTTTTCAATCCGGCAGCTTGGATAGTTGTGATTTGGCGTTCGATTTCACTAATTTTAGGAATGTTTTTACATGGTAGTTTTAGCCAAATTTTAGGAAATATGCTCTTTTTATGGGTTTTTGGCAAAACTTTAGAAAATATTCTGGGACATAGAAGCTATTTAGGATTTTATCTAGCTGCTGGGATTATTACTGGAGTAACACAAATTATTGCTGATCCGAATCTGACAGTACCATTAATAGGTGCGAATGGAGCGATCGCAGCTATTTTAGGCGCTTATATTATGAAGTTTTCTCAAACCAAAATTGACACAATTTTACCTCTATTAATTGTATATATTCCTATCGAAGTTCCAGCCTTTGTTTATTTGTTTTGGTGGTTTATGCAACAATCATTTTACGGTATTGGTAGTTTAAACATTCCCCCGTCTGGCGTAAACTCTTCTAATATGTTCTACTGGTCGCAGGTTGTGGGATTGTTCATAGGTGCAGCTTTCATGCGACTAAAGAGATAA
- a CDS encoding PAS domain-containing hybrid sensor histidine kinase/response regulator — protein sequence MPDVDKTNCELDELAALRQRITDLEKSEIQYQLRQVALEQQITELNAKLTNIDKNPQVQFTGHDIEWHLEEGTCQEVEIALRESEERLRLALDAVQMGFWDWNISTNKLIWSEIHELLFGLVPGSFAGNYEAFLNCIHPEDSQSVMQVVTHTLEEKTEYTDEFRVIWPDKSVHWIFAKGKFIYDEQGQAVRMIGVCMDITSHKYSEDSNRQLTTQVKEQANVLNAILSASVDHIFIFDRIGRYQYVSHGGAAALGYKPEDIIGKTVQELDLSADIIYRLDNQRQIVMATGQSIRDEYKYVSTDEVHFYEYILTPLQNFGQIQGVITVSRDITEHKQAEQSLRESEARFRRLFESNLIGVAFWNVNGLITDANDAYLQIVGYTRDEFTTLGKISWRELTPVEYQHLDDRAIKEAQATGVSQIYEKEYVHRNGERVSIALGIALLDDSQQNGVACVLDITERKRTEKERDRLFQAERAARQEAEAANRIKDEFLAVLSHELRTPLNPIMGWSKLLRSRTFDAATTKNALETIERNAKLQTQLIEDLLDVSRILQGKLSLNVCPVGLTMVVQGALETVRLAAEAKSIKIQTTLDPALGQVMGDPNRLQQVVWNLLSNAVKFTPPGGQVEIKLAEVDLQAQIQVSDTGKGITAAFLPYVFDYFRQADSTTTRKFGGLGLGLAIVRQVVELHGGTVKAQSPGEGLGATFTVRLPLLVRSEQIKNEDNKPLPTPHPLLLKHTKILVVDDEPDIRDLVSFILQEYGVEVTTVTSAKEALERLSQWLPDILISDIGMPEVDGYMLIRQVRERSPQQGGTLPAIALTAYAGEINQQQALAAGFQLHVSKPVDPEVLIKAIASLINKD from the coding sequence ATGCCAGACGTTGATAAAACTAACTGTGAACTTGATGAATTAGCAGCTCTACGACAGCGTATTACTGACCTAGAAAAATCAGAAATACAGTATCAACTAAGGCAAGTAGCACTGGAGCAACAAATAACAGAACTAAATGCAAAATTAACAAATATAGATAAAAATCCTCAGGTACAATTTACTGGGCATGACATTGAGTGGCATCTTGAAGAAGGTACATGTCAGGAAGTAGAAATTGCTCTAAGGGAAAGTGAGGAACGGCTACGCTTAGCGTTAGATGCAGTCCAAATGGGCTTTTGGGACTGGAATATTAGTACTAATAAATTAATCTGGTCAGAAATTCATGAACTGTTATTTGGCTTGGTTCCAGGCAGTTTTGCTGGTAATTATGAGGCTTTTCTTAACTGCATTCATCCTGAAGACAGCCAATCTGTGATGCAAGTTGTCACTCACACATTAGAAGAAAAGACAGAGTACACAGATGAATTTCGTGTTATTTGGCCAGATAAGAGTGTGCATTGGATTTTTGCTAAGGGAAAATTTATTTATGATGAGCAAGGCCAAGCAGTACGGATGATTGGGGTTTGTATGGATATTACTAGCCACAAATACTCAGAAGATAGTAATCGCCAGCTGACAACCCAAGTTAAAGAACAAGCAAATGTCTTAAATGCCATCCTCTCGGCATCTGTAGATCATATCTTTATTTTTGATCGCATTGGTCGCTATCAGTATGTCAGTCATGGTGGGGCTGCTGCATTAGGTTACAAACCTGAGGATATTATCGGTAAAACTGTCCAAGAATTAGATTTATCCGCAGACATCATCTATCGGCTAGATAATCAACGCCAAATTGTCATGGCGACTGGGCAATCTATTAGGGATGAATATAAATATGTCTCAACAGATGAGGTACATTTTTATGAATATATCCTCACTCCTTTACAAAATTTTGGACAAATTCAGGGTGTAATTACTGTATCACGCGATATTACAGAACATAAACAAGCTGAACAGTCCTTACGCGAAAGTGAAGCTCGATTTCGGCGCTTGTTTGAATCTAACCTTATAGGGGTAGCTTTTTGGAATGTAAACGGCTTAATCACTGATGCCAATGACGCTTACTTACAAATAGTGGGCTATACTCGTGATGAGTTTACAACCTTGGGTAAAATTAGTTGGCGAGAACTTACTCCTGTTGAGTATCAGCATTTAGACGATCGCGCCATCAAAGAAGCGCAAGCAACTGGAGTTTCTCAAATTTACGAAAAAGAGTATGTCCATCGCAATGGGGAGCGAGTGTCAATTGCGTTGGGAATAGCGTTGCTGGACGACTCTCAACAAAATGGAGTTGCTTGCGTATTAGATATTACCGAACGTAAACGTACCGAAAAAGAACGCGATCGCCTGTTCCAAGCAGAACGTGCTGCCCGTCAAGAAGCAGAAGCCGCAAATCGCATTAAAGATGAGTTTTTGGCGGTTCTCTCCCATGAACTGCGAACCCCACTCAACCCCATTATGGGCTGGTCAAAATTACTACGCTCTCGCACATTTGATGCTGCAACTACTAAGAACGCCCTGGAAACTATTGAACGTAATGCTAAATTACAAACTCAATTAATTGAAGATTTATTAGATGTATCCCGCATCCTGCAAGGAAAATTGAGCCTCAATGTCTGTCCAGTAGGCTTAACAATGGTGGTACAAGGGGCATTAGAGACAGTGCGACTTGCAGCAGAAGCCAAATCTATTAAAATTCAGACGACACTTGATCCAGCATTGGGACAAGTTATGGGCGATCCCAATCGTCTGCAACAAGTCGTGTGGAATTTGCTATCTAATGCAGTCAAATTCACACCACCTGGAGGACAAGTAGAAATTAAATTAGCTGAGGTTGATTTACAAGCTCAAATTCAAGTCAGCGATACAGGTAAGGGAATTACGGCAGCATTTTTGCCTTACGTATTCGATTATTTTCGTCAGGCTGATAGTACAACCACTCGCAAATTTGGTGGGCTAGGATTAGGATTGGCGATCGTCCGTCAAGTAGTAGAACTACATGGGGGAACAGTGAAAGCCCAAAGCCCAGGAGAAGGATTAGGTGCTACTTTCACCGTTAGGTTGCCACTTCTAGTTAGAAGTGAACAAATAAAAAATGAGGATAATAAACCCTTGCCTACACCTCATCCCCTGCTTTTAAAACACACTAAAATTTTGGTAGTAGATGATGAACCAGATATCCGAGATTTAGTATCTTTTATTTTGCAAGAGTATGGCGTAGAAGTAACTACTGTAACATCAGCTAAAGAAGCGCTTGAACGTCTGTCGCAATGGCTACCAGATATTTTGATCAGTGATATTGGGATGCCAGAAGTAGACGGTTATATGTTAATTCGTCAAGTCAGAGAGCGATCGCCCCAACAGGGAGGAACTCTCCCAGCGATCGCCCTCACAGCTTATGCTGGAGAAATTAATCAACAGCAAGCGCTAGCAGCAGGATTTCAACTACATGTATCCAAACCTGTAGATCCAGAAGTATTGATTAAAGCGATCGCTAGTTTGATTAATAAAGATTAA
- the murJ gene encoding murein biosynthesis integral membrane protein MurJ, producing the protein MTQENPKPSRSFAGIAGIVAAATLISKVFGLVRQQAIAAAFGVGAAATAYSYAYIIPGFLLILLGGVNGPLHSAIVSVLAKRKHQESAALVETVTTLVGGLLLVVTFAQIFFADAIVDIVGHGLEPATRAIAIQQLRIMAPMALFAGLIGIGFGTLNAANQYWLLSISPLLSSITVVVGIAILTGQLGKDIIKPEYAFIGGMVLAWGTLAGAILQWLVQLIVQWRLGLGTLRLRFNFKSPGVQEVIRIMTPATISSGMMPINVATDLYFASPIPGAAAGFNYANLLVQTPLGIISNIILLPLLPMFAKLSEPENWPDLKLRIRQGLLLTAVTMLPLGALMVALSVPIVQVVYERGAFKQEATQLVSSLLIAYGIGMFAYLGRDVLVRVFYALGDGQTPFRISTFNIFLNAILDWFFVQPFGAPGLVLATVGVNCSSIIMLLWLLDRKLNGLPWREWSVPILGLMAGSIVAGAASFGTLVGCQQLLGTQGLLIQFLQLCVSGFVGILVFAAIVSLMKIPEVNIFVTRMRQRLLKK; encoded by the coding sequence GTGACACAAGAAAATCCAAAACCCTCTCGTTCGTTTGCTGGGATTGCTGGCATTGTTGCCGCAGCCACATTAATTAGTAAAGTATTTGGTTTAGTCAGGCAGCAAGCGATCGCGGCTGCTTTCGGCGTTGGTGCTGCTGCTACTGCTTATAGTTATGCCTATATTATTCCGGGATTTTTATTAATCTTATTAGGCGGTGTGAATGGGCCATTACACAGTGCAATCGTTAGCGTTTTAGCCAAGCGCAAGCACCAAGAATCTGCTGCTTTAGTAGAAACGGTGACAACGCTGGTGGGTGGATTGTTGCTAGTGGTGACATTCGCTCAAATTTTCTTTGCAGATGCGATCGTTGATATTGTCGGACATGGTTTAGAACCAGCAACTAGAGCGATCGCAATTCAACAACTGCGAATTATGGCTCCAATGGCTTTATTTGCCGGATTAATTGGCATCGGCTTTGGTACTCTCAATGCAGCTAATCAATATTGGTTACTTTCTATTAGTCCTTTATTATCAAGTATTACTGTTGTCGTAGGTATTGCTATTTTAACGGGACAACTAGGTAAAGATATTATCAAACCAGAATACGCTTTCATCGGTGGCATGGTGTTAGCTTGGGGAACTTTAGCAGGAGCAATTCTCCAATGGTTGGTGCAGCTAATTGTGCAGTGGCGCTTGGGACTTGGTACATTGCGCCTCCGATTTAATTTTAAATCTCCCGGCGTTCAAGAAGTAATTAGAATCATGACTCCGGCCACAATTTCTTCTGGAATGATGCCCATTAATGTCGCCACAGATCTTTACTTTGCTAGTCCGATTCCTGGTGCTGCTGCTGGTTTTAACTATGCCAATCTATTAGTGCAGACTCCTTTAGGTATTATTTCTAATATTATTTTGCTGCCTTTGTTACCCATGTTTGCCAAGTTGTCTGAGCCAGAAAATTGGCCAGACTTAAAGTTACGCATTCGCCAAGGATTACTTCTCACTGCTGTCACCATGCTACCTTTAGGAGCGCTGATGGTTGCTTTATCTGTACCAATTGTCCAGGTAGTGTATGAGCGTGGTGCTTTTAAGCAAGAAGCTACACAGTTAGTATCTTCGCTGTTGATTGCTTATGGGATTGGCATGTTTGCCTACTTAGGGCGTGATGTCCTGGTGCGGGTATTTTATGCTTTAGGCGATGGACAAACACCTTTTCGTATTAGTACTTTTAATATTTTTCTCAACGCCATCCTAGATTGGTTTTTTGTGCAACCATTTGGCGCTCCCGGTTTAGTTTTAGCAACGGTAGGTGTTAATTGTAGTTCAATAATAATGCTTTTATGGTTACTTGATCGCAAACTTAATGGCTTACCTTGGCGTGAGTGGAGTGTACCAATTTTGGGTTTGATGGCTGGTAGCATTGTTGCTGGGGCAGCCAGCTTTGGCACTTTGGTTGGTTGTCAGCAGTTGCTAGGTACACAAGGTTTACTAATTCAATTTTTGCAATTGTGCGTATCTGGTTTTGTTGGAATTTTAGTGTTTGCTGCGATCGTTTCACTGATGAAAATACCAGAGGTAAATATTTTTGTAACTCGTATGCGCCAGCGTTTACTTAAAAAATAG
- a CDS encoding pyridoxamine 5'-phosphate oxidase family protein, with protein MSFHSGEIAVQTQAGVQEEAQRLCNLISSTIKPSAQEFLHTQQLAIASTVDINSRVWASLLTGESGFVEVLNTQAIQINAIPIQTDPSHQNLQTNNDIGLLIIDLTNRRRLRLNGKAEINHKNIKVQIQQVFFNCPKYIQIRHIEKTVIDSLEQPETFITDALSETNQLWITQADTFFIASYHPESGADTSHRGGLPGFVQVVNSNKLVFPDYSGNNMFQTFGNLIVNPNAGLLFIDFAQGHTLQLTGKAKVIWDVERLSEFVGAQRIVEFDIEQILEIRNSTPLRWLFGEYSPANPK; from the coding sequence ATGTCTTTCCATTCTGGAGAAATTGCCGTTCAAACTCAGGCGGGAGTGCAAGAAGAGGCGCAACGTCTGTGTAATCTTATTAGTAGTACAATCAAACCATCTGCTCAAGAATTTCTGCATACGCAACAATTAGCAATTGCTAGCACAGTAGATATAAACAGCAGAGTTTGGGCATCTTTGTTAACAGGGGAATCTGGTTTTGTAGAGGTTTTAAACACGCAAGCTATACAGATTAATGCTATTCCCATACAAACCGACCCATCACATCAAAATCTGCAAACTAACAATGATATTGGGCTATTAATAATTGATTTGACAAACCGCAGGCGTTTGCGCTTAAATGGCAAAGCAGAAATAAATCACAAGAACATAAAAGTACAAATTCAGCAGGTATTTTTTAACTGTCCTAAATATATTCAGATACGTCACATTGAAAAAACTGTAATTGATTCACTAGAACAACCTGAAACTTTTATCACAGATGCTTTGAGCGAGACAAATCAACTTTGGATAACCCAAGCTGATACCTTTTTTATCGCTAGTTATCATCCAGAAAGTGGGGCTGATACTTCCCACAGAGGAGGACTTCCGGGATTTGTGCAAGTTGTGAATAGTAATAAGCTTGTGTTTCCCGATTACTCTGGTAATAATATGTTTCAGACCTTCGGTAACTTGATTGTAAATCCCAATGCAGGTTTATTGTTTATAGATTTTGCACAAGGTCACACGTTGCAATTAACTGGAAAAGCAAAGGTGATTTGGGATGTAGAAAGATTAAGTGAGTTTGTTGGGGCGCAGCGTATAGTAGAGTTTGATATTGAACAGATATTGGAAATTAGAAATTCCACTCCTCTACGTTGGCTTTTTGGAGAATATTCTCCAGCGAACCCAAAATGA
- a CDS encoding sigma-70 family RNA polymerase sigma factor yields the protein MRPRQEITDMFSTFVQLERGRFSKWLTDAKLYRNMQNHLEHSSSAFKSENFWALYWYNQWHSGFNNLARMHLLAYLQEPCYWVAAKTVAKFNFSQYMLADYFQMAIAEVETILKDFNPEKSSSLKAYAIMAMSSRLKDILRQRKEADICTNWALLRKVSKKLLSEALGEAGLSQSAIAQYRLAWTCFKELYIQNQPGGNSQLPEPNRQLWEAIANLYNHQRQSQITQTTEQRNAQTIEQWLTQTALYVRAYLFPSVKSLNAFKQNDDTTITFDLPDPSSDSLMADMIAEEDVQNRQNQISQMSGVLLKALHSLDVQSQEVLKLYYEQGLTQQQIVQQLQMSQPTVSRKLVKGRESILAALIRWSQDLNISVNSNQIKDMSLALEEWLRNQYGGTT from the coding sequence ATGCGTCCTCGCCAAGAAATTACGGATATGTTCTCAACATTCGTGCAGTTGGAAAGAGGCAGATTCAGCAAATGGTTGACTGATGCCAAGCTGTATAGAAATATGCAAAATCACTTAGAGCATTCGTCATCAGCATTTAAATCAGAAAACTTCTGGGCGCTTTACTGGTACAACCAATGGCACTCTGGCTTTAACAACCTTGCTAGAATGCATTTGTTAGCTTATTTACAAGAACCATGTTATTGGGTTGCTGCAAAAACAGTTGCTAAATTTAATTTTAGCCAGTACATGCTTGCTGATTATTTCCAAATGGCGATCGCAGAAGTCGAAACAATTCTTAAAGACTTTAACCCAGAAAAATCTTCTAGCTTAAAAGCTTATGCCATCATGGCAATGTCCAGTCGGCTGAAAGATATTTTACGTCAACGTAAGGAAGCTGATATTTGCACCAATTGGGCATTATTACGCAAAGTGAGCAAAAAGCTGCTGAGTGAAGCTCTTGGTGAAGCTGGATTATCACAAAGTGCGATCGCTCAATATCGTTTAGCTTGGACTTGTTTCAAGGAATTGTACATCCAAAACCAACCAGGAGGTAACAGCCAGTTACCAGAACCGAATCGTCAACTTTGGGAAGCTATTGCCAACCTATACAACCACCAACGCCAAAGCCAAATCACTCAAACGACTGAGCAACGCAACGCTCAAACAATTGAACAGTGGTTAACCCAGACAGCTCTTTACGTGCGTGCTTATCTATTTCCATCTGTGAAATCTCTAAATGCTTTCAAGCAAAATGATGATACGACAATAACATTTGATTTGCCAGACCCATCCTCTGACTCACTAATGGCTGATATGATAGCCGAAGAGGATGTCCAAAATCGACAAAACCAAATATCTCAGATGTCTGGTGTATTGTTAAAAGCTTTACATAGCCTAGATGTACAATCCCAAGAAGTACTTAAGCTTTACTACGAACAGGGACTGACTCAGCAGCAGATCGTGCAACAGTTGCAGATGAGTCAGCCTACGGTGTCTCGCAAACTGGTTAAAGGTAGAGAATCAATACTTGCAGCACTGATTAGGTGGAGCCAGGATTTGAATATTTCTGTTAATTCCAACCAAATTAAAGATATGAGTCTTGCTTTGGAAGAATGGTTGAGAAACCAGTATGGTGGTACAACATAA
- a CDS encoding DUF1822 family protein yields the protein MTCAFADPREWLLEISPTIQAQFWQQSQVYATPSSRWCAYINQICLHAFWDWISTEDFPRASIWYSFPDTPAFWEFVNGTAILLEGRRVVLIPSEAIDDRELEVPQEWVDIPSWAADYYLAVQIKPDGEWVRIWAYTTHEELKSLAHYDSVDRTYCIDARHLTKDLNAFSLSYRFCSKEEMKAAVAPLPQLSTEQAENLVQRLGNASFHFSRLAVPFSTWGSLLENEQWRQHLYQQRFTLSAVEEQQPQSYPVRVNLSRWLEGIYDNAWDAVETFLPLNSNSLALNFRSSSGSGFGSIKRAKLIDLGMEIESQKVVLLVAFMPEDNQQVNIRVQLHPANGERYLPVNIKLALLLESESIIQQVQAREQDNYIQLKRFDGEVGECFSIQVTFDSYQIIENFVI from the coding sequence ATGACTTGTGCATTTGCAGATCCCAGAGAATGGTTGTTAGAAATATCACCAACTATTCAGGCGCAATTCTGGCAGCAAAGCCAGGTTTATGCCACGCCTAGTAGTCGCTGGTGCGCTTACATAAATCAAATTTGTCTCCATGCCTTCTGGGATTGGATCTCAACTGAAGATTTTCCAAGAGCGAGTATTTGGTACAGTTTCCCTGATACGCCAGCTTTTTGGGAATTTGTCAATGGCACAGCAATTTTGTTAGAGGGAAGGCGAGTCGTATTGATTCCTAGTGAAGCAATTGACGATCGCGAGTTAGAAGTTCCTCAAGAATGGGTAGACATTCCTAGTTGGGCAGCAGACTACTATTTAGCAGTGCAAATCAAACCGGATGGCGAGTGGGTAAGAATTTGGGCTTACACAACCCATGAAGAGCTAAAATCTCTAGCTCACTATGACTCAGTGGATAGGACTTATTGTATAGATGCACGACATTTAACAAAAGACCTGAATGCTTTCTCTTTGAGTTACCGATTTTGCAGCAAAGAAGAAATGAAAGCGGCTGTAGCTCCATTACCACAATTATCTACCGAGCAAGCAGAAAATCTGGTGCAACGGCTAGGCAATGCTTCTTTTCATTTCTCTAGATTGGCAGTACCATTTAGCACTTGGGGATCGTTACTAGAGAATGAACAGTGGCGGCAGCACTTGTACCAACAACGGTTCACCCTGAGCGCAGTCGAAGAGCAGCAGCCACAATCATACCCAGTGCGAGTGAATCTGAGTCGTTGGCTAGAAGGTATATACGATAATGCTTGGGATGCAGTAGAAACATTTTTGCCCCTCAATTCCAACAGTCTAGCTCTTAATTTCAGAAGTAGCTCCGGGTCAGGTTTTGGTAGTATCAAACGAGCCAAGCTGATTGACTTAGGAATGGAAATAGAGTCTCAAAAAGTAGTGTTATTAGTTGCATTCATGCCAGAGGATAACCAACAAGTTAATATTCGCGTGCAACTACATCCTGCCAATGGAGAACGCTATCTACCTGTTAATATCAAGTTAGCTTTGCTTTTAGAGTCAGAGTCAATCATTCAGCAAGTGCAAGCAAGAGAACAAGATAACTACATACAATTGAAACGCTTTGATGGAGAAGTAGGAGAATGTTTTAGTATCCAAGTTACTTTTGATAGTTACCAGATAATAGAAAATTTCGTTATTTAG